From one Asterias amurensis chromosome 14, ASM3211899v1 genomic stretch:
- the LOC139947365 gene encoding uncharacterized protein, producing MAHCEGMLLEKNMLTFLFGILVWVCPLSCWCLKLTALDLQGMQASQISDYQSYTAASRAIDGNSDSSYYALSCSTTGVNSHPWWKVDLGANHCIGRITLVNRGDCCYNRLIGAVVRAGIESDIFSNAACGLPVTSDQASTPGGHIQFVCDPPVIAQYVSVDDKDHMNGYENNLITLCEVMVEEYPLEYCPQSTTMSTAAMIANPSVSITCMSTLMFVDKEISDARPLSVVHKKSPLQCFLTCKLNNECWSFDYVMTSGQCMLYNVKAGYLKADDQPGCLVYAVVRG from the exons ATGGCTCACTGCGAGGGAATGTTGCTGGAGAAAAATATGTTGACATTTCTTTTTGGAATCCTCGTGTGGGTTTGCCCGCTATCCTGCTGGTGCCTTAAACTCACAG CATTGGATCTCCAGGGGATGCAAGCCAGCCAGATCTCGGACTACCAAAGTTACACAGCAGCATCTCGAGCAATTGACGGCAACTCAGACTCAAGCTACTATGCCTTGTCTTGCTCTACAACCG GCGTTAATTCTCATCCCTGGTGGAAGGTGGACCTGGGAGCAAACCACTGCATCGGTCGTATCACCCTTGTCAACAGAGGAGATTGCTGTT ATAATCGATTGATTGGTGCTGTCGTACGAGCAGGCATAGAGAGCGACATTTTCAGCAATGCCGCGTGTGGATTACCAGTGACATCAGACCAAGCATCGACCCCTGGGGGGCACATACAGTTTGTGTGTGACCCTCCCGTGATTGCGCAGTACGTCAGCGTGGACGACAAAGATCATATGAATGGATATGAGAACAACCTCATAACACTGTGCGAAGTGATGGTCGAAGAGTACCCACTGGAATACTGCCCTCAATCAACAA CCATGTCTACAGCAGCAATGATCGCGAACCCGTCGGTCTCCATCACCTGCATGTCCACATTGATGTTCGTGGACAAAGAAATATCAGATGCACGCCCTCTGTCGGTCGTTCACAAGAAGTCACCACTGCAATGTTTCCTGACTTGCAAGTTGAATAACGAGTGTTGGTCTTTCGACTACGTCATGACTTCTGGTCAGTGCATGCTCTACAATGTAAAGGCTGGATACTTGAAAGCAGATGATCAGCCAGGCTGCTTGGTGTATGCAGTAGTCCGTGGCTAG